A region from the Brachyspira hampsonii genome encodes:
- a CDS encoding methyl-accepting chemotaxis protein, translating to MKFMQTLKFKMPFTIISSVAVMLLILMIVIISASAIFMERTAISGFMETADGYRDLVSIWIEDQADLTSVISKESEFLDYFQNPNQDTLSIANSEFNELLKELESHFSAFALIDLNGKVVLDTASNEHLNTVSQKTIWKELQDNNYKYSIEDEIYLSSVTGNYVIGVLVGVLDASARPAGVLYAELRWDEFVEKHFSEITIGNTGNIYIVNEDGRRVAHKELDKVNTISVGSKNALSASASQRKGALHYEDEGKKIMAFSRLDNMDWILCVTMLDSEFFANKNTLIKITILLSILLLVITSIIVISYVNNNISAVLSRIANDLNRLGNGDLTVSAPSKFLTNKYKNHEFGIIANGFNNTIEKLKNIVTNIIDSSNNIELTSKELESGNNDLALRTQSQSSSLEETASSMEQMSSNIKNSAEKSVIGNNMMNDSKRSVEEAGLIIDSTTKSMEMVFEASRKITNITKLIEDIAFQTNILALNASVEAARAGEQGRGFSVVASEVRTLAQNTQTSVKDITSLIADSDEKIKIATEAARKSQEIFTDIKDKIENTASIMKDISTTAVEQQSGVEQVNQAVLRMDASTQENASLVEQSKEASITLSSEAHKLIDAVSYFKL from the coding sequence ATGAAATTTATGCAAACTTTAAAGTTTAAAATGCCTTTTACTATCATATCATCTGTAGCTGTAATGCTTTTAATTCTTATGATAGTAATAATATCCGCTTCGGCAATATTTATGGAAAGAACAGCTATAAGCGGATTTATGGAAACTGCTGACGGATATAGAGATTTAGTTTCTATATGGATTGAAGATCAGGCTGATTTGACTTCTGTTATATCAAAAGAATCTGAGTTTTTAGATTATTTTCAAAATCCAAATCAGGATACTTTATCTATAGCAAACAGTGAATTCAATGAACTTTTAAAAGAATTGGAATCTCATTTTTCAGCTTTTGCTTTAATAGATTTGAATGGAAAGGTTGTTTTAGATACGGCTTCTAATGAACATTTAAATACTGTAAGTCAAAAAACTATATGGAAAGAGCTTCAAGATAATAATTATAAATATTCTATTGAAGATGAGATTTATTTGTCATCAGTAACAGGAAATTATGTTATAGGCGTATTAGTTGGAGTATTAGACGCTAGTGCAAGACCGGCAGGAGTTTTATATGCTGAATTGAGATGGGATGAATTTGTAGAGAAACATTTTTCAGAGATTACTATAGGAAATACAGGAAATATATATATAGTTAATGAAGATGGAAGAAGAGTAGCTCATAAAGAATTAGATAAAGTTAATACTATATCAGTAGGATCTAAAAATGCATTATCTGCTTCAGCTTCGCAAAGAAAAGGTGCTTTACATTATGAAGATGAAGGTAAAAAGATAATGGCTTTTTCTAGACTAGATAATATGGATTGGATATTATGTGTTACTATGCTTGACAGTGAATTTTTTGCTAATAAAAATACATTAATAAAAATAACAATTCTTTTAAGTATCTTATTGTTAGTAATAACATCTATAATAGTTATTAGCTATGTTAATAATAATATATCAGCAGTTTTATCAAGAATAGCAAATGATTTAAATAGACTTGGAAATGGAGATTTAACTGTATCAGCACCAAGTAAATTCCTAACTAATAAATATAAAAATCATGAGTTTGGTATAATAGCAAATGGCTTTAATAACACTATAGAAAAATTGAAAAATATAGTTACAAATATAATAGATTCTTCTAATAATATAGAATTAACTTCAAAAGAATTAGAAAGCGGAAATAATGATTTAGCTTTAAGAACTCAATCTCAGTCTTCATCATTAGAAGAGACTGCAAGTTCTATGGAGCAGATGTCTTCAAATATAAAAAATTCCGCTGAGAAATCAGTTATAGGAAATAATATGATGAATGATTCTAAAAGATCTGTAGAAGAAGCAGGACTTATAATAGACAGCACTACAAAAAGTATGGAAATGGTTTTTGAAGCAAGCAGAAAAATAACTAATATAACAAAATTAATAGAAGATATTGCTTTTCAAACTAATATATTGGCACTTAATGCATCAGTAGAAGCAGCTCGTGCCGGAGAGCAGGGCAGAGGTTTCTCTGTTGTAGCTTCTGAGGTTAGAACATTAGCTCAAAATACACAAACTTCTGTTAAAGATATTACTTCTTTGATAGCAGATTCTGATGAGAAGATAAAAATAGCCACAGAAGCAGCTAGAAAATCTCAAGAGATATTTACCGATATAAAAGATAAAATTGAAAATACAGCAAGTATAATGAAAGATATTTCTACAACAGCAGTAGAACAGCAATCTGGTGTAGAACAGGTTAATCAGGCGGTATTAAGAATGGATGCAAGCACACAGGAAAATGCTAGTTTGGTAGAGCAGTCAAAAGAAGCTAGTATAACTTTAAGCAGCGAAGCACATAAATTGATAGATGCTGTAAGTTATTTCAAATTGTAA
- the cls gene encoding cardiolipin synthase, whose amino-acid sequence MVFYTLTIIFFLYVVSIAIKMLLENRPPYSFIAWLTVLVFLPYIGVIFYIFLGMDWKKSKKKISAKLPEDMIKNYFSSLLKEQIKILDNMQGNYSNNINLVKLAIKSGYSPITVQNEVYVFDEGDKLFDAIIQDLKLAEKTIHMEYFIWRSDELGNRIKDVLIKKAKQGVEIRLIFDGVGSLKRISRKYRRELKANGIKFLYYHDPFSILWTRFVNYRNHRKIVVVDGVVAYMGGMNLGQEYIDGGKHFNSWKDVHMRIVGDSCNLIQNVFVCDWYNAGGRDLEIFNIEEHKHKHFKKIKYADKNLNEEKVSIIRKDLFPQSFTDKFLPVQIITSGADSNWDSIQKVYSKMIEEAKESIYIESPYFVPDDGFLRTLENAALSEVDVNLMITGNPDKLIPWWVAQTYFETLLNAGVNIYLYEKGFLHSKFCVMDGRIISCGTCNMDIRSFYLHYEMNAVIYDIDIAKKFEDIFKKDMLDSHKVTIEEYSKQPMLIRLRNSACRIIAPVL is encoded by the coding sequence ATGGTATTTTATACATTAACTATTATATTTTTCTTGTATGTGGTCTCTATAGCCATAAAAATGCTTCTTGAAAACAGACCTCCATACTCATTTATAGCTTGGCTAACAGTTTTAGTATTTCTGCCTTATATTGGAGTAATATTCTATATATTTCTTGGTATGGACTGGAAAAAATCAAAAAAGAAAATTTCTGCTAAACTTCCTGAAGATATGATAAAAAATTATTTTTCTTCGCTTCTGAAAGAACAAATAAAAATACTTGATAATATGCAGGGTAATTACAGCAATAATATAAATTTAGTTAAGCTTGCAATAAAAAGCGGATACTCTCCTATAACAGTTCAAAATGAAGTTTATGTATTTGATGAAGGCGATAAACTTTTTGATGCCATAATTCAGGATTTAAAATTGGCAGAAAAAACTATACACATGGAATATTTTATATGGAGAAGCGATGAACTTGGAAATAGAATAAAAGATGTTCTAATAAAAAAAGCAAAACAAGGAGTTGAGATTAGGCTTATATTTGACGGTGTAGGATCATTAAAAAGAATAAGCAGAAAATATCGAAGAGAGTTAAAAGCAAATGGTATAAAATTTTTATATTATCATGATCCTTTTTCTATATTGTGGACTAGATTTGTAAATTATAGAAATCACAGAAAAATCGTTGTAGTTGATGGCGTAGTAGCTTATATGGGCGGAATGAATCTTGGACAGGAATATATAGACGGAGGAAAGCATTTTAATTCTTGGAAAGATGTGCATATGAGAATAGTAGGAGATTCCTGCAATCTTATACAGAATGTTTTTGTATGCGATTGGTATAATGCCGGAGGAAGAGATTTAGAAATATTTAATATAGAAGAGCATAAGCATAAACATTTCAAAAAAATAAAATATGCTGATAAAAACTTAAACGAAGAAAAAGTTTCAATTATAAGAAAAGATCTATTTCCTCAATCCTTTACTGATAAATTTCTTCCGGTTCAAATAATAACTTCAGGGGCAGACTCCAACTGGGACAGCATACAGAAAGTATATTCTAAAATGATAGAAGAAGCTAAAGAAAGTATTTATATAGAAAGTCCGTATTTTGTGCCTGATGACGGCTTTTTAAGAACTTTAGAAAATGCGGCGTTATCTGAAGTAGATGTAAACCTTATGATAACAGGAAATCCGGATAAATTAATTCCTTGGTGGGTGGCTCAGACATATTTTGAAACTTTACTCAATGCTGGAGTAAACATTTATTTATATGAAAAAGGTTTTCTGCATAGTAAATTCTGTGTTATGGACGGAAGAATAATATCATGCGGAACTTGCAATATGGATATAAGAAGTTTTTATTTACATTATGAAATGAATGCTGTTATATATGATATTGATATTGCTAAAAAATTCGAGGATATATTTAAAAAAGATATGCTTGATTCTCATAAAGTAACTATAGAGGAATATTCTAAACAGCCTATGCTTATAAGACTCAGAAATTCGGCTTGCAGAATTATAGCTCCTGTTTTATAA
- a CDS encoding ribosome assembly cofactor RimP, with product MNKKTKPQKQKEYGREPKKKKLKKEKVTKKIDNNIIDEVVLLNGIKDVLEENNIYLLDLKVRAISDNKKVYAVIFKKKESVSHTHCIETTRKIQNCIKANGYDEGDYTITVSSAGFRWKFNDRYELFEDMPIKIKYRSGDEFITAYAMLKKSEDDCIIVTVTDEDNVINEKNIKILKKDIIKARLNC from the coding sequence ATGAATAAAAAAACTAAACCTCAGAAACAAAAAGAATACGGCAGAGAACCTAAAAAAAAGAAATTAAAAAAAGAGAAAGTTACTAAAAAAATAGACAATAATATAATAGATGAAGTTGTATTGCTTAATGGTATAAAAGATGTTTTAGAGGAAAATAATATATATCTTCTTGATTTGAAGGTAAGGGCTATTTCTGATAATAAAAAAGTATATGCTGTTATTTTTAAGAAGAAAGAAAGTGTATCTCATACTCATTGTATAGAAACTACAAGAAAGATTCAGAATTGCATAAAAGCTAATGGTTATGACGAGGGAGATTATACTATAACCGTTTCTTCTGCAGGTTTCAGGTGGAAGTTTAATGACAGATATGAATTATTTGAAGATATGCCTATAAAAATAAAATACAGAAGCGGCGATGAATTTATTACTGCTTATGCAATGCTGAAAAAGTCTGAAGATGACTGCATTATAGTAACTGTAACTGATGAAGACAATGTTATTAATGAAAAAAATATAAAAATATTAAAAAAAGATATCATAAAAGCAAGATTAAATTGTTAA
- the nusA gene encoding transcription termination factor NusA, which translates to MFENVGTYLQQLSDEKDISVELLKEVIASTMELALKKKYGDDIKFHIHFDNKNNPTVYKGASVVEEVRNKNKEISLEEAKKLDQDINLGDEVLILVDQVEAFGRIESTVARTAFFQKISELEKNIIYNEFKRRENQLVNGYFQREHRGTIYINLGKTEGELQKKDQSPREHYTSGDRIRAYIYKVQGGKDEKGKEIPTKILLTRTKPDFIKKLFELEIPEIADGTIEIKNVVRQPGLKIKVAVSSNKPEVDPIGACIGQKGIRIQSIIKEIEGEKIDVVKWSKDIREYIAEAITPAKPIRIIITDPEKKEAMIIIPDDQLSLALGKSGYNVKLASQLTGYYFDIKTETDIKENPELLKDIVPLNQIFSDNAEETEAADEELENTEVFESNLYSLQGIDEAIIKTLIDNNINSIEELYNMSVEDIIEKTNLEKEIVDNLMLVMKDVVEVVEASDDEYETTSEEVVEEIEVYECPNCGSSITEDMTKCPKCGIELSFE; encoded by the coding sequence ATGTTTGAAAATGTTGGAACTTATTTACAGCAGCTTTCTGATGAAAAAGATATTAGTGTGGAGCTTTTGAAAGAGGTTATAGCATCTACTATGGAATTAGCTTTGAAGAAAAAATATGGCGATGATATAAAATTTCATATTCATTTTGACAATAAAAATAATCCTACTGTATATAAAGGAGCCAGTGTTGTAGAAGAAGTTAGGAATAAAAATAAGGAAATATCCTTGGAAGAGGCTAAGAAATTAGATCAGGATATCAATTTGGGTGATGAAGTATTAATACTTGTTGATCAGGTTGAAGCGTTCGGAAGAATAGAAAGTACAGTAGCTAGAACGGCATTTTTCCAAAAAATTTCTGAATTAGAAAAAAATATTATATACAATGAATTCAAAAGAAGAGAAAATCAGCTCGTAAACGGATATTTTCAGAGAGAACATAGAGGAACTATTTATATAAATTTAGGAAAAACAGAAGGCGAATTGCAGAAAAAAGATCAGTCTCCTAGAGAACATTATACATCAGGCGATAGAATAAGAGCCTATATATATAAAGTACAGGGCGGTAAAGATGAAAAAGGTAAGGAAATACCTACTAAAATACTTCTTACTAGAACAAAACCTGATTTTATCAAAAAATTATTTGAACTTGAAATACCTGAAATAGCAGACGGTACTATAGAAATTAAAAATGTAGTAAGGCAGCCGGGCTTAAAAATAAAAGTGGCTGTTTCTTCAAATAAACCTGAAGTAGATCCTATAGGAGCTTGTATAGGTCAGAAAGGTATTCGCATACAATCTATTATTAAGGAAATAGAAGGTGAAAAGATAGATGTTGTAAAATGGTCTAAGGATATAAGAGAATATATTGCTGAGGCTATAACTCCTGCTAAGCCAATAAGAATTATTATTACGGATCCTGAAAAAAAGGAAGCTATGATTATTATACCAGATGATCAGCTTTCTTTAGCTTTAGGAAAAAGCGGTTATAATGTAAAATTAGCTTCTCAGCTTACAGGATATTATTTTGATATAAAAACTGAAACAGACATAAAAGAAAATCCGGAATTATTAAAAGATATAGTTCCTTTGAATCAAATATTCTCAGATAATGCAGAAGAAACTGAAGCTGCTGATGAAGAATTAGAAAACACTGAAGTATTTGAAAGTAATTTATATTCATTGCAGGGTATTGATGAGGCAATTATAAAAACGCTTATAGATAATAATATCAATTCTATAGAAGAATTATATAATATGTCAGTTGAGGACATTATAGAAAAAACTAATCTTGAAAAAGAAATTGTTGATAATTTAATGCTTGTAATGAAAGATGTTGTTGAGGTTGTAGAGGCTTCAGATGATGAATATGAAACTACTTCTGAAGAGGTTGTTGAGGAAATTGAAGTTTATGAATGTCCTAATTGTGGATCAAGTATTACAGAAGATATGACTAAATGTCCTAAATGCGGAATTGAGCTTTCTTTTGAATAA
- a CDS encoding class I SAM-dependent methyltransferase, translated as MKCSVCYSNNYTEIGIIKNIWDSDKKVYQCNDCKLYYIEPPTEDEMNNLYKNEYHKYWLYHNGNNKIKNKIFEYAKFRIRYSRSLSQFKFVNYLFDDIKDKHNIRVCEIGAFDGLLLKIFKDNGFSVYGYELNDYARNYAENKYNIKLESDFLISNEKYDIIMLSHVLEHFVSPRDILVKIKSMLNDNGYLYIEVPNSPMPEEVDNNILIDCLTTEHTVNFNPYNLRILLESVKFEIIDIKYSNYNVDKDNISLKADILKGNIPNFKNIIPFAIFGIKTFIFPSLSFINYDCENTKWSYGENIRLIAKNVC; from the coding sequence ATGAAATGCAGTGTTTGCTATAGTAATAATTATACTGAAATTGGTATCATAAAAAATATATGGGATAGTGATAAAAAAGTTTATCAGTGTAATGACTGCAAATTATATTATATTGAGCCTCCGACTGAAGATGAAATGAATAATTTATATAAAAATGAATATCATAAATATTGGCTCTATCATAATGGGAATAACAAAATAAAAAATAAAATATTTGAATACGCTAAATTTAGAATTCGTTATTCAAGAAGTTTGTCTCAATTTAAATTTGTGAATTATTTATTTGATGATATTAAAGATAAACATAATATAAGGGTATGTGAAATAGGTGCTTTTGATGGACTTTTATTGAAAATATTTAAAGATAATGGTTTTAGTGTTTATGGATATGAACTTAATGATTATGCTAGAAACTATGCTGAAAATAAATATAACATAAAATTAGAATCAGATTTTTTGATTAGTAATGAAAAATATGATATTATAATGCTTTCGCATGTTTTAGAGCATTTTGTCAGTCCTAGAGATATATTAGTCAAAATAAAATCTATGCTTAATGATAATGGATATCTATATATAGAAGTTCCTAATTCTCCGATGCCTGAAGAAGTTGATAATAATATATTAATTGATTGTTTGACTACGGAACATACAGTTAATTTTAATCCATATAATTTAAGAATTTTATTAGAAAGTGTTAAATTTGAAATAATAGATATCAAATACAGCAATTATAATGTTGATAAAGATAATATTAGTTTAAAAGCTGATATATTAAAAGGCAATATACCGAATTTTAAAAATATTATTCCATTTGCTATATTTGGAATAAAGACATTTATTTTTCCGAGTTTATCATTTATTAATTATGATTGTGAAAATACTAAATGGAGTTATGGAGAAAATATTAGACTTATAGCTAAAAATGTTTGTTAA
- a CDS encoding methyl-accepting chemotaxis protein, translating to MKNKLMIKFLAPFIIFLLVLFVGIYIFYKPLYKSRFLKEKNLQSLEAKTRAEGYVEELKNTIYVIDAYLSSNPNWVEFGNFITNVQKLNEGYLNVYFGNTTPYPQGGVFINTLEVYPLTYDQTSRDWYKDSVATNNIMISDPYIDFAVNKLTITFAKAVYTNGALKGVCAIDFANINTISESIKKNFEDEIYIVSDNGIFMTHDNKDYVLNETNNLFTYPIFADFKNNLSSHIGDLDIIDNEWYSIKKTDNAPWILVFKGSAEVFYSQFRFLMISLFLCILFLIILEFLLVARIVIPLSNNLYHAITIMTLMQDGRFDSQFDDKDLKRKDVSGVLANSINDMQHIMHTIVSELKENISLINNSSEKISMGIDNLSDRTSSQAAAVEEITSSIENLLSAISNTSKNSYNAKNMSSKVTESTQNGVAAVNEISNNMNEISESSKEISNITKLIQSIAFQTNILALNAAVEAARAGEQGRGFAVVASEIRSLAQNVNEAAGNITNIIENTVSKIAIGDESVKKSLDILVEIENSAKEVSDILVNIYESTSEEEESVRQINTSMNELNKITQENAELVNDSSLLGKDVVNGTNNLYSELEYFKLDKNFK from the coding sequence ATGAAAAATAAATTAATGATTAAATTCTTAGCTCCTTTCATAATATTTCTTTTAGTTTTATTTGTAGGTATATATATTTTTTATAAGCCTTTATATAAATCCAGATTTTTAAAGGAAAAGAATCTTCAATCATTAGAGGCAAAGACTAGAGCAGAAGGGTATGTTGAAGAATTAAAAAATACTATTTATGTTATAGATGCATATTTATCATCTAATCCTAATTGGGTGGAGTTTGGTAATTTTATAACTAATGTTCAGAAACTTAATGAAGGGTATTTGAATGTATATTTTGGAAATACTACTCCATATCCTCAAGGCGGGGTTTTTATTAATACATTAGAAGTTTATCCTCTTACTTATGATCAAACTTCAAGAGATTGGTATAAAGATTCTGTTGCAACTAATAATATAATGATAAGCGATCCTTATATAGATTTTGCTGTAAATAAACTTACTATTACATTTGCAAAGGCTGTTTATACTAATGGGGCTTTAAAAGGCGTATGTGCTATAGATTTTGCAAATATAAATACTATATCTGAAAGTATAAAGAAAAATTTTGAAGATGAAATTTATATAGTTTCAGATAATGGTATTTTTATGACGCATGACAATAAAGATTATGTACTAAACGAGACTAATAATTTATTTACATATCCTATATTTGCTGATTTTAAAAATAATTTGTCATCGCATATAGGGGATTTAGATATCATAGATAATGAATGGTATTCTATTAAAAAAACAGATAATGCTCCTTGGATATTAGTATTCAAAGGAAGTGCTGAAGTGTTTTATTCTCAATTTAGATTTCTTATGATAAGTTTGTTTTTATGTATATTATTTCTTATAATTTTGGAATTTCTTTTAGTTGCTAGAATAGTAATACCATTATCAAATAATCTATATCATGCTATTACAATAATGACATTAATGCAGGATGGAAGATTCGACAGTCAATTTGATGATAAGGATTTAAAAAGAAAAGATGTTTCAGGTGTTTTGGCAAATTCTATTAATGATATGCAGCATATAATGCATACTATTGTTTCTGAGTTAAAAGAAAATATATCATTAATTAATAATTCATCAGAAAAAATATCAATGGGCATAGATAATTTATCAGACAGAACATCTTCTCAAGCGGCAGCTGTTGAAGAAATAACTAGTTCTATAGAAAATCTGCTTTCAGCTATTTCTAATACTTCAAAAAACTCTTATAATGCTAAGAATATGAGTTCTAAAGTTACTGAATCCACTCAGAATGGAGTAGCGGCAGTTAATGAAATATCCAATAATATGAATGAAATTTCAGAGTCTAGTAAGGAAATATCAAATATTACAAAATTAATACAATCAATAGCTTTTCAAACTAATATATTAGCACTTAATGCGGCTGTAGAGGCGGCTCGTGCTGGTGAACAGGGAAGAGGATTTGCTGTAGTAGCTTCAGAAATAAGAAGTTTAGCTCAAAATGTTAATGAAGCTGCCGGAAATATTACAAATATTATAGAAAATACTGTATCTAAAATAGCGATTGGAGATGAATCAGTAAAAAAATCTTTGGATATACTTGTGGAAATAGAAAATTCTGCCAAAGAAGTTTCTGATATACTAGTAAATATATATGAATCTACATCCGAGGAAGAAGAGAGTGTAAGACAGATTAATACATCTATGAATGAATTAAATAAAATCACTCAGGAAAATGCTGAATTAGTTAATGACAGTTCATTGCTTGGAAAGGATGTTGTTAATGGAACTAATAATTTATATTCTGAATTAGAATATTTCAAATTAGATAAAAATTTTAAATAA
- a CDS encoding threonine aldolase family protein: protein MEIYDLRSDTITKPSEEMRKAIYNAECGDDVYMEDPTVNKLQEIACDITGKEKAIFVSSGTMGNLIPMMILGRKTRQVLLEENSHIIHYELGGVSSLAGIMPLAVKAERGILTKDIIKDYLKEQPYYMSSVNIVEVENTHNRHGGSVYPIEILKELYNFTKSKNIHLHMDGARVFNASIASKVSVKEIASNTDSITFCLSKGLGAPMGAMICSNKDFIDEAFRIRKLIGGGMRQIGLMAAAGIYALKNNIPSLEEDHQKAKKIAKAILESGIGTLNLENVETNIVIADTKKLSSEILLKLSEKGIKASSFGDYRIRFVTHRDISMPEIDKVCEIIKSLKI from the coding sequence ATGGAAATTTATGATTTAAGAAGCGATACTATTACAAAACCAAGTGAAGAAATGCGTAAAGCAATATACAATGCAGAATGCGGCGATGATGTATATATGGAAGACCCTACAGTAAATAAACTTCAAGAAATTGCTTGTGATATAACAGGAAAAGAAAAAGCAATATTCGTTTCAAGCGGCACTATGGGTAATTTAATACCTATGATGATATTAGGAAGAAAAACTAGACAGGTACTTTTAGAAGAAAACTCTCATATAATACATTATGAACTTGGAGGAGTTTCATCTTTGGCTGGTATTATGCCTCTTGCTGTAAAAGCTGAAAGAGGAATACTAACTAAAGATATTATTAAAGATTATTTAAAAGAACAGCCTTATTATATGTCATCTGTTAATATAGTAGAAGTAGAAAATACTCATAACAGACATGGCGGTTCTGTTTACCCTATAGAAATATTAAAAGAATTATATAATTTCACTAAATCAAAAAATATTCATCTTCATATGGATGGAGCAAGAGTTTTCAATGCCTCTATAGCAAGTAAAGTATCTGTCAAAGAAATAGCTTCGAATACTGATTCAATAACTTTCTGTTTATCTAAAGGCTTAGGTGCTCCTATGGGGGCTATGATATGTTCTAATAAAGATTTTATTGATGAAGCATTTAGAATAAGAAAATTAATAGGAGGAGGAATGAGGCAAATAGGACTTATGGCTGCTGCTGGAATATATGCTTTAAAAAATAATATACCGTCATTAGAAGAAGATCATCAAAAAGCAAAAAAAATAGCAAAAGCAATACTTGAGTCTGGAATAGGAACTCTTAATTTAGAAAATGTAGAAACTAATATAGTTATAGCCGATACTAAAAAACTATCATCAGAAATATTGTTAAAACTTTCAGAAAAAGGAATCAAAGCAAGTTCTTTCGGAGATTATAGAATAAGATTCGTTACTCATAGAGATATAAGTATGCCTGAAATAGATAAAGTTTGCGAAATCATCAAAAGTTTAAAAATATAA